Proteins encoded by one window of Orbaceae bacterium BiB:
- a CDS encoding TIGR03915 family putative DNA repair protein, producing MIVFRYDDTFEGVLSAVFDAFNLKKWPQHILTSSDILPLFCTEEFYVQTTDEKFNRVSQAMTKRLPSIALNQISYVWFSQQPERAILIFNYLVKVFKVKHDISHNFADPDILAIRNLAKKVAHERHYLMMFVRFNAINNQGEKIYFASVEPRYNILPFVLDFFKDRFADQKWVLFDSVRQYGYFYDLKHVQIIHLDEHDDFMINGQINDNYLNEDERRFQKMWHRYCQATTIKERVNPKLQKKSMPVRFWKNLPETWHEDP from the coding sequence ATGATTGTTTTCCGTTATGATGATACGTTTGAAGGAGTGTTATCGGCTGTATTTGATGCTTTTAATCTTAAAAAATGGCCGCAACATATACTCACTTCAAGTGATATATTACCATTATTTTGTACCGAAGAATTTTATGTTCAGACTACTGACGAAAAATTTAATCGCGTCAGTCAGGCAATGACGAAACGATTACCATCAATCGCGCTTAATCAGATTAGTTATGTTTGGTTTTCACAACAGCCAGAACGAGCTATATTAATTTTTAATTATTTAGTTAAAGTCTTTAAAGTGAAGCATGATATTAGTCATAACTTTGCCGATCCGGATATTTTGGCAATAAGAAATCTTGCAAAAAAAGTTGCTCATGAAAGACACTATTTAATGATGTTTGTCCGTTTTAATGCTATCAATAATCAGGGTGAAAAAATCTATTTTGCATCGGTCGAACCAAGATATAACATATTACCATTTGTGTTGGACTTTTTTAAGGATCGTTTTGCTGATCAAAAATGGGTTCTTTTTGACTCAGTTAGGCAGTATGGATATTTTTATGATTTAAAACATGTACAGATCATTCATCTGGATGAACATGATGATTTTATGATAAATGGACAAATTAACGATAATTACTTGAATGAGGATGAGCGACGTTTTCAAAAAATGTGGCATCGCTATTGTCAGGCAACAACAATTAAAGAGCGGGTAAATCCTAAATTACAGAAAAAATCTATGCCTGTGCGTTTTTGGAAAAACTTACCAGAAACCTGGCATGAAGATCCTTAA
- the recG gene encoding ATP-dependent DNA helicase RecG: protein MLNKRLLSHLTISHLPGLGDVLAKKFNQLGIYTIRDLLLHLPMRYEDRSASSAISALSIGEHTTIQGQIVKAEIMMAKKRMLICTIKDSTGIANLRFMNFYPAMKQSMVTGKWIKAYGEVRKGKIYFEMIHPQIQIRDSEQSFDNIEGERYTPIYAATFGLTQNMLRKFIHLALVLLERNPSAEVIPAQYITRFPTLEDALRTLHEPPLDINITELEDGSHPAKKRLIFEELLAYHLSMQITKSHTQKQQATPLHVNNQYITPFLQSLPFSPTNAQHRVVHEIWQDMAKNIPMMRLVQGDVGSGKTLVAALAALNALENNKQVVLMAPTEILAEQHAINFTNWLTPLGLTVSLLSGKLTAKKKRECYEALAAGDIDILIGTHAVFVDKVEFANLGLVIIDEQHRFGVDQRLTLWEKGIKDNCYPHQLIMTATPIPRTLAMTVYADLDVSTIDELPPGRTPVTTVVLPNTRRHEIIERIEQACLTGKQAYWVCTLVEESEILEAQAAEVAFAELQELLPTITVGLIHGKMKPSQKQEVMQSFKKGEIQLLIATTVIEVGVDVPNASLMVIENAERLGLSQLHQLRGRVGRGSAASHCVLMYQMPLSRVTKERLNVMRDSNDGFVIAQKDLEIRGSGEILGTRQVGIANFKIVDLIRDQHLISTIQQASNYLLSDDPQSAYAIVNSWLPDRSKYINA, encoded by the coding sequence ATGCTAAATAAACGATTACTCAGCCACCTAACTATTAGTCATTTGCCGGGGCTAGGGGATGTTTTAGCAAAAAAATTTAATCAGTTGGGTATTTATACCATTCGTGATTTATTGTTACATTTACCCATGCGTTATGAAGACCGCTCAGCATCTAGTGCAATATCTGCATTATCGATCGGTGAACATACGACGATTCAGGGGCAAATTGTCAAAGCTGAAATTATGATGGCAAAAAAGCGTATGCTAATTTGTACCATAAAAGATTCAACAGGTATTGCTAATTTACGTTTTATGAATTTTTATCCAGCCATGAAACAGAGTATGGTTACAGGAAAATGGATTAAAGCTTACGGTGAAGTGAGAAAAGGTAAGATCTATTTTGAAATGATTCATCCACAGATCCAAATCCGTGATAGCGAACAAAGTTTTGACAATATTGAAGGAGAACGCTATACACCAATTTATGCAGCGACCTTTGGTTTAACTCAAAATATGCTACGTAAATTTATTCATTTAGCTTTGGTATTACTTGAGCGAAATCCTTCGGCAGAAGTTATTCCTGCGCAATATATTACTCGTTTTCCCACATTAGAAGATGCGTTAAGAACACTTCATGAGCCGCCTTTAGATATCAATATTACCGAATTAGAAGATGGTAGTCATCCAGCTAAAAAACGTCTCATATTTGAAGAACTACTTGCCTATCATTTGAGTATGCAAATAACTAAATCACATACACAAAAACAACAAGCAACCCCATTACACGTTAATAATCAATATATTACCCCTTTTTTGCAGTCACTCCCCTTTTCACCTACTAATGCTCAACATCGGGTAGTGCATGAAATCTGGCAAGATATGGCCAAAAATATCCCAATGATGCGTTTAGTTCAGGGTGATGTAGGTTCGGGTAAAACCTTAGTCGCGGCTTTAGCTGCGCTTAATGCTCTAGAAAATAATAAACAAGTTGTATTGATGGCACCTACTGAAATTTTAGCAGAACAGCATGCAATTAATTTTACCAACTGGTTAACGCCACTAGGCCTAACAGTTAGTCTTCTTTCTGGAAAACTGACTGCAAAGAAAAAAAGAGAATGTTATGAAGCTCTTGCTGCTGGCGACATTGATATATTAATCGGAACTCATGCCGTATTCGTTGATAAGGTGGAATTTGCTAATTTAGGTTTAGTAATTATTGATGAGCAACACCGCTTTGGCGTTGATCAACGTCTAACGTTATGGGAAAAAGGTATTAAAGATAACTGTTACCCTCATCAACTCATTATGACAGCAACACCTATCCCAAGAACACTTGCCATGACAGTCTATGCTGATCTTGATGTCTCAACAATTGATGAACTTCCCCCTGGGCGAACACCGGTAACTACTGTTGTATTACCCAATACTCGCCGCCATGAAATTATTGAGCGCATAGAACAAGCTTGTCTAACAGGTAAACAAGCCTATTGGGTTTGTACGCTAGTTGAAGAGTCAGAAATATTAGAGGCTCAAGCTGCTGAGGTTGCTTTTGCCGAATTACAAGAACTATTACCGACAATCACTGTTGGATTAATTCATGGCAAAATGAAACCATCCCAAAAGCAAGAAGTAATGCAATCTTTTAAAAAAGGGGAAATTCAATTACTAATTGCAACAACCGTGATAGAAGTAGGTGTAGATGTACCTAATGCCAGTTTAATGGTAATTGAAAATGCAGAACGATTAGGTTTATCACAACTGCATCAGTTACGTGGCAGGGTTGGTCGAGGTAGCGCGGCATCACACTGTGTATTAATGTATCAAATGCCATTAAGCCGAGTGACTAAAGAGCGTTTAAATGTCATGCGTGATAGTAATGATGGCTTTGTTATTGCCCAAAAAGATTTAGAAATTAGAGGCAGTGGCGAAATATTAGGGACCCGCCAAGTTGGTATTGCAAACTTTAAGATTGTTGATTTAATTCGCGATCAACACCTAATCAGTACTATTCAGCAAGCATCAAACTATCTGCTTAGTGATGATCCGCAATCAGCTTATGCTATTGTTAATAGCTGGTTACCTGATCGAAGTAAATATATTAATGCCTAA
- a CDS encoding helix-turn-helix transcriptional regulator, with amino-acid sequence MAFILEFEHHDFIDLLAAKINGIAYTRGYVGAELQNALEQLVTISAWAPEHILAHRRREILLLLNYLGYKNIAALGHQSSLSSKIHHMFIQNRFQNLTVQQICQALFMSESTLRRKLRDENQSISAIKRNAQLGYGLHLLQTTKKSIQHIVELCGYQTHSRFTENFKQRFGLTPRELRKTKMFSKQ; translated from the coding sequence ATGGCATTTATTCTTGAGTTTGAACATCATGATTTCATCGATCTTCTCGCTGCTAAAATCAACGGTATAGCTTATACTCGGGGATATGTTGGTGCCGAGTTACAAAATGCATTAGAACAATTAGTCACCATATCAGCATGGGCGCCAGAACATATATTAGCGCATAGACGACGTGAAATTTTACTACTACTTAATTACCTTGGTTATAAAAATATTGCTGCTTTAGGTCATCAGTCTTCTTTAAGTAGTAAAATACATCACATGTTTATACAAAATAGATTTCAGAATTTAACAGTGCAACAAATTTGTCAGGCACTATTTATGAGTGAATCTACTTTGCGTAGAAAGTTACGAGATGAAAATCAATCGATTAGTGCTATAAAGCGTAATGCACAATTAGGCTATGGGCTCCATTTACTGCAAACAACTAAAAAATCAATACAGCATATTGTCGAATTATGTGGTTACCAAACGCATTCGCGATTTACTGAAAATTTTAAGCAACGTTTTGGTTTAACCCCCAGAGAGCTAAGAAAAACAAAAATGTTTTCTAAGCAGTGA
- a CDS encoding putative DNA modification/repair radical SAM protein, producing MIKDSTIKKLEILAESAKYDVSCASSGTTRKNQQGGIGSAHGWGICHTFTADGRCVSLLKIMLTNFCLYDCAYCINRRSNDIRRAAFSPKELAELTIEFYRRNYIEGLFLSSGIIKNADHTMERMLRVIKDLRTVHNFNGYIHMKAIPGASRELVYQAGLYADRLSVNLEIPTEDNLKRLAPEKDHQSIFLPMRHIQQHLLENKEERSKFRHAPKFSAAGQSTQLIVGATDETDQQILQLTAKLYKRPSMKRVYYSGFIPVNGYDKRLPVVKDVPRIRENRLYQADWLLRFYKFDVNEIVNDQHQTLDLDMDPKLSWAIRNPHYFPIDINRASYAQILRVPGIGVRSAKLIVSARQHGRLNLAALKRIGVVLKRAQFFIICHEMQSFKLQNSSPEYIRLSLKEPSLPIMAVPQQLSIGLE from the coding sequence ATGATTAAAGATAGTACAATCAAAAAATTGGAGATCCTTGCCGAATCAGCGAAATATGATGTGTCATGTGCATCGAGTGGTACGACTCGTAAAAATCAACAAGGGGGAATTGGTAGTGCCCATGGTTGGGGGATCTGTCATACTTTTACTGCAGATGGTCGCTGCGTTTCATTGCTAAAAATTATGCTGACTAATTTCTGCTTATATGATTGTGCTTACTGTATTAATCGCCGTAGTAATGATATTCGCCGTGCTGCATTTTCACCTAAAGAGTTAGCAGAACTAACAATTGAATTTTATCGTCGTAACTATATTGAAGGGCTTTTTTTAAGCTCCGGGATTATTAAAAATGCTGACCATACCATGGAAAGAATGCTTAGGGTTATTAAAGATTTACGTACTGTGCATAATTTTAATGGTTATATCCATATGAAAGCAATTCCAGGAGCAAGTCGTGAGTTGGTGTATCAAGCTGGATTATATGCTGATCGATTAAGTGTTAATCTAGAAATTCCTACTGAAGATAATTTAAAACGTTTAGCACCAGAGAAAGATCATCAAAGTATCTTTTTACCCATGCGCCATATCCAGCAGCACTTGCTGGAAAATAAAGAGGAGCGTAGTAAATTTAGACATGCCCCTAAGTTTTCCGCAGCAGGGCAGAGTACACAACTAATTGTAGGAGCAACGGATGAAACTGATCAGCAAATTTTACAGCTTACAGCTAAACTCTATAAACGGCCTAGTATGAAGCGAGTCTATTATTCTGGGTTTATTCCCGTTAATGGCTATGATAAACGTTTACCGGTGGTTAAAGATGTACCTAGGATTCGAGAAAATAGGCTCTACCAAGCAGATTGGTTACTACGTTTTTATAAATTTGATGTCAATGAGATCGTCAATGATCAACATCAAACATTAGATTTGGATATGGATCCAAAGCTTAGTTGGGCGATTCGTAATCCACACTATTTTCCGATTGATATTAATCGTGCCAGTTATGCACAAATCTTACGAGTGCCTGGGATTGGTGTTCGTTCAGCAAAGCTAATTGTTTCTGCGCGACAACATGGTCGACTCAATTTAGCTGCATTAAAACGTATTGGTGTTGTCCTCAAGCGTGCACAATTTTTTATTATTTGTCATGAGATGCAATCATTTAAATTACAAAATTCATCACCAGAGTATATTCGTTTGTCACTTAAAGAACCATCTCTGCCTATTATGGCTGTACCGCAACAATTATCGATAGGACTCGAGTGA
- a CDS encoding YbhB/YbcL family Raf kinase inhibitor-like protein: MHEFNGFGCHGENRSPMLAWQDIPAGTEYFAITVYDPDAPTGSGWWHWQIINIPKDVLQIAQDAGNSDQSQQPKGAIQIRNDYGIYGFGGACPPVGDGKHRYQFTVYALPNKLDISKDTSAAMVGFMLKANAIASSTIEALYGRNQ; this comes from the coding sequence CTGCATGAATTTAACGGTTTTGGTTGTCACGGTGAAAATCGGTCGCCAATGTTAGCTTGGCAAGATATCCCCGCTGGCACTGAATATTTTGCCATTACCGTCTATGATCCTGATGCTCCAACTGGAAGTGGTTGGTGGCACTGGCAAATAATCAATATTCCTAAAGATGTGCTACAGATCGCACAAGATGCAGGTAATTCAGATCAAAGCCAACAACCAAAAGGTGCAATACAAATACGTAATGATTATGGTATCTATGGCTTTGGCGGAGCTTGCCCACCAGTAGGTGATGGTAAACACCGTTATCAATTTACGGTATATGCATTACCCAATAAATTAGATATATCAAAAGATACTTCAGCGGCGATGGTTGGGTTTATGTTAAAGGCTAATGCCATCGCATCTAGTACTATTGAAGCATTGTATGGACGCAATCAATAA